The genomic region GGCAATCGCAGTCTGGCAGAGAATGACATTCCTTTGTTCTATTGCCCTACGCGCCGCAGTAAGATCCGTAAAGTTGATGACAGAATCATGCTCGGAGAAAATCCGGTAGCGGGTTCAACATTACCGTCCAACCGGTTTGTCAAAGGGGGCTCCGATTATGGAACCTGCATTGGCGGTGGAAATGGCTGGGCCGATGGTGATTACTTTCATCTGACGCACCGTACCGATTCGCTGATCGGCACGTTCGGGGGAGGCAGTGGTGCCTTTCTGGGGATGTTCTCTGTGAACAGCGATACCGCGATTCGCGACGTCGATGACGGCACTTCCAATACCATCATGACCGGAGAACTGCAGAAGCTGCACAGTACCAGTGCTCCGAAATCGAGCCAGGATTGTTGGGCCGCTGGTGGTGTGGCTACCATGTTTGATACCGGGATTTCCGGGGGAACTGCAGGGGGCTTTAACAATAGTTTCTACCAGTCGGCTGGTTCCGACCATGAAGGGGGCGCCCATTTCG from Gimesia sp. harbors:
- a CDS encoding DUF1559 domain-containing protein, yielding MRYRRSGFTLIELLVVIAIIAILISLLLPAVQQAREAARRSTCKNNMKQLALALHNYHETHGLFPPGAIATTATSSAYNVWGDAGKTPGTGLHGTSWMVQILPYVDQAPLYNKWNFNTNVMGNRSLAENDIPLFYCPTRRSKIRKVDDRIMLGENPVAGSTLPSNRFVKGGSDYGTCIGGGNGWADGDYFHLTHRTDSLIGTFGGGSGAFLGMFSVNSDTAIRDVDDGTSNTIMTGELQKLHSTSAPKSSQDCWAAGGVATMFDTGISGGTAGGFNNSFYQSAGSDHEGGAHFGFADGSVHFLSENMSSRVYLELGTADGQESTNFSP